In Pempheris klunzingeri isolate RE-2024b chromosome 5, fPemKlu1.hap1, whole genome shotgun sequence, the DNA window TGACACATACCATGTGAAGATACACGTTTCACACTTATTACATTGACCATGTGACCCAGCTTTGTATATGCTATATATcagcaattcttttttttttttttttaagaatatgtCAGTGTAATGTGTCATTAGTTGTAAAGTTAAAATAATGTGAGTAATGCCTAACTTGGCCAGTTACTTAACAACCACTTTAAGTCCCACATTTACTTGCACTACACCTTGATTTCAGCATTCAAAACTTGCAAGATTTCTTTAGACAAATTAACATCTCTTCCTCCAGTCCCACTATACTTTCCTCAGCTACAAGCTCAACTATGCTCTGTACACATCTCTGACAACTGCCTAACTAATGTGTTCCAGGATGCAGTATATACTAAAACCATTCCAGTGGCAACAGTGCCCAAatcaaaagaaagaataaagcTCTAGCCTGCAAACAGTGCACAGCACTTCATAACTCACAACTGTCATTTATTGGCTTGCATTAGTCATGATAAGTCATGATGTGATTGTTGGTGTGATGACGTCCTGTAAACTGCAGAATGGGATGTTTTAAGCTGTACAGCACAGGTTAGTACAAAAATAGAGAAATCTAGAGAGAATAAACAAACCTCTTTGAAGATAAACTGCACGCTATAAAAAGGTTAAAACGTAACAGGCCAGCAAACCATTTGCATTATGTAGATGTTACAATCCTAACTTAAACTAGCCTGCTTTAGTTAGCACTCAGTATGTTTAATAGTAGTACCACTACAATTAATACCATACATAGATGTATTATTCTGATCATTTTAACTGAATAATAACATTTTGCTTGAATCTTGAGGTGCAGTTAGGCACACCAAAATCAACTGGATATATATTTTACTGCAACTAATAATGTTTTACTAATGTTGCAAAACTTAAGGGACTATATGTGTCTGCAAACAGCATTaaagccatgtgtgtgtgtggattgcTGCGTCAGAACAACCTCTGTATGTGCACTTCAACAAGTAACCTTGGCAAGTATTGAGTTTGACAATTTCCAACTAAATTCTTTTTCAATCCTCCATCGGGCTTTCAAGGTAAACTGTTGCAACTCGTTTCTCTTGAGAAATCTTCACCGGGGTCTCCGAGATTTGAGATTGCAGCTCTTGCTCTGAGGTCGCCTCATCTTGGCTGCCCTGCACGCCCATCTGGAAAGTGAAGGACTTTTCTGATGGCCCCAGTTTGATATGTTTCTCAGTGATTTCAGATGCAGACTCTCCTTCATTAGTGAAGCTTTCAAACTCTCTACCATATGCAACATCCTCTTCTTTGGAGACTTTGAAGCTGTACCCTCCTCCTGCCCCACCCGGGAAGGCTTTCTCGAGCCCTAGGTTAGATGATCTGAGAGCTGCCATGATCTGCTCTTCAGACAGATCATCTCCTGCCTCCAGAAGCCCAGACTCTTCCAGGGTTTGAGAGACGTTCAACTCTGCAACTATTGTCATTGTACCATTGTCACTTGACTGTTGCACTTTTTTGACAGCCACATTCTGTGGATTTTCACTACTCACTCTTGTGAGGAAAGCCAACTCCTCCCTCAGTGGACCTGACACTGAGCTTTGTAGCTTCTCCATAGCTCCCTTCAGCTGCTCTTTGGGCTCCAAAGACTCCTCTCTCAGGAACTCAAGCACTGACTCCTGCACTATTGGGGAGACACGGACCTCTTCTTCAATAATGCACTCTGGGAAACTCTCTTTGACAAATGAGTTATCATCTGACATGAATTTGTATTCGTCACTTTCCTCCACAATCACTCTTTTAGGGAGAAGGCCTTCATCTTGATAATACCGCTCATCTGACAGGTCATCTACGACACCATAATGGCCATATGAGGTAATGCCTCCACCGTCTTCAGACTCAGAGAGATTTTCATCTGGTGTGGAGACAAAATACTCATTAGGCTCTTGGTCACGGGAGAAATATGGAGATTCACTCTCTCTAGAAACCTCTTGAACTTGAACAGATCCATAATGGCCTCTATCTGTCATGGAGGTTGTCATGGCATCACCATGACTCTTCTGAAATTGAACAGCATGAGGGACGTTTTCTAGCTCCTCAATTTGGAAGTATGAGGAGGGCTCATAAAAAGTAGATCTGGACTTCTGTTCAACCTCAAGCTCCTCATCACTGTGAGACTCCACTGGTTCCTCGATGATTTCCACACTGACGGACTTATTTTGCATGTCCTCTCCACCCTGCAGGCCACTTAACAGATTCTTGatcatgtttcctgtttctgtgtcctCGATGTCCTCCAGCGACACCTTCTTAACCCCTTTGTTCAGTAGTTCATCCAGCGCTGAGTCCTCAGAAATATCCAGCTCATCCTCCACTTTGGACTCCAGCACAATCTGTGTCTTAGTCGTGCCATCCTCCAGCTGGGTTTTCTCCACATGATATCTTATCTTTGACTCCTCAGAGGAGCAAAGCTTAGCATCCAAACCTGCTGGTTTTATCACTTTCTCTATGATCTCCTCCACAGACACGGAGTCTAATATCTTTTTCTCACTTGGGCCTGTCATAAACTCCGTTTCCTTCTCATCTTTGAACTTGCCTGCATAACCgttatctttctctttttcacctGACATCTGCTTTTTGCTTTCTATCTCAGTTTTCATGCTCAGGCTCATCATTGGCGGCGACACCACTCTCACTGATTTGGTCTCAGTGGTGGAGGACTTGATGGGACGACCTTGCTGCGCTACCTGAGAGACCTGTTTGACTTTCACAACATTCtcatctgttgttgttttctgcacATTTCGACTAATCTTCTTTTCACTCTGGCCTGTTTGTTTATCTTTGTCAGcagctgtggtggtggtggtggtggtggcagcaggGGCAGACGCGGCAGCCCGAGCTTTGGTGAATGAGATCATGTCCCTTCTGGATGCAGGACTCTGATGTCGAGCTCTGTCTGCAACTGAAATGGGAATGACCCTAGAGGGACTAATGGATCCAGAGAGAGGCACAGGGGATCTTCTCAGGTTTGAAGTCTGCGGCGTGTACCTGATATCCATATGTTGTCTGTTGGTTAAGGTTGAGGCTCTTGGTGTGTAGGGCTGGGCAGGCATCTTGATATCTGAGGCAGAGAATCAATTAGCATAAAAAAGCTATGttgaaacttaaaggaatagtttaagCATTTGcggaaatgtgcttatttgctttcctggcaacaggaaaatgaaaaggttGCATATCTGTTCAGAAAATACGAAACTTTAATGAGAATTGTCATCACTGTGAGGTGGTCAGACAACCAGTGAAGACTCCAGATAAAAGAGCGGTAGGAAGTGATAACAAGGCAAATGAGCGTAtctgcaaaaatgtcaaactattccttttaaaACTAGTCTTACAAATGTATTCTAGTGATCAACAtgtaacacaaagaaataattttaaatacaGTACCTattattctttctctctgatgCTGAGTCACCCTCCTGTGACCATCTTGCAGACCCACTCTCTCACCTTCCAGAAGAGACCTGAGCAGAGACGagagaaaatacatttgaagATGAGGGTAAATAAGTCGTTATAGATCACTGGTCATCCTTACAATTCTAcatagttatttttttttcccaaatatAGAAGAAAATATC includes these proteins:
- the synm gene encoding synemin → MLPFKRTFESEKQQLQELNSRLFQYLSRTKQLEHENAHLITEINKLRQTKTAEWEPKYKAEMRDLRRMVGQLSLEKSQAEMEREKLWRELQMIQSMCSEQTEVCRDISGELKGCEKELHFAHKTNSELQQRLFQLENEYKCLEDERRQEIEHLRRQVDTRVVPIITQTYRGPPAASVEEVQEYARGLSEGWIETFEMYQQKVDEMEQAIKEDQAMLSDLQREKLLYASEFDKLRIEAEKQGHIQLRLEEELTQMQEKFRVDYNEYQMIIEQLEHERNVMASAIADKTREHQHLLQVKMDLGMEVAAYRSLLEGERVGLQDGHRRVTQHQRERIIDIKMPAQPYTPRASTLTNRQHMDIRYTPQTSNLRRSPVPLSGSISPSRVIPISVADRARHQSPASRRDMISFTKARAAASAPAATTTTTTTAADKDKQTGQSEKKISRNVQKTTTDENVVKVKQVSQVAQQGRPIKSSTTETKSVRVVSPPMMSLSMKTEIESKKQMSGEKEKDNGYAGKFKDEKETEFMTGPSEKKILDSVSVEEIIEKVIKPAGLDAKLCSSEESKIRYHVEKTQLEDGTTKTQIVLESKVEDELDISEDSALDELLNKGVKKVSLEDIEDTETGNMIKNLLSGLQGGEDMQNKSVSVEIIEEPVESHSDEELEVEQKSRSTFYEPSSYFQIEELENVPHAVQFQKSHGDAMTTSMTDRGHYGSVQVQEVSRESESPYFSRDQEPNEYFVSTPDENLSESEDGGGITSYGHYGVVDDLSDERYYQDEGLLPKRVIVEESDEYKFMSDDNSFVKESFPECIIEEEVRVSPIVQESVLEFLREESLEPKEQLKGAMEKLQSSVSGPLREELAFLTRVSSENPQNVAVKKVQQSSDNGTMTIVAELNVSQTLEESGLLEAGDDLSEEQIMAALRSSNLGLEKAFPGGAGGGYSFKVSKEEDVAYGREFESFTNEGESASEITEKHIKLGPSEKSFTFQMGVQGSQDEATSEQELQSQISETPVKISQEKRVATVYLESPMED